CTTCCGTAGGCTGATATTTAAGGGTAAAGTGTGGGCTTTCTAAGGTATCCCAATCCCACGTTTTTAAATACACACTTTTTTTCACAGCTTCCCTAGTACAACTATAGGCCGTATTTTTAAAGAAAATAGGATATTTAAAAATGAAAACCAAAAACAAGAGGAGACCCGCAATAGCAATATTAATCAATAATTTGTGACTTAAAGTCCATTTTTCTAAGATATTAGTTAGAACCTGCACTTTAATCCCTCCCCCAAGGTTTCATTACCCATGTACAGGCTCTAACATTATACTATATGCTGCAAATTTCCTCATTGGAAATTGTGGTTAACATAAACTAAAAAAGGCAATTAGCCATTACTTATTAATGACTAACTGCCTTTTTCTAGCAACAAAGTATTCCCAATTTATCCAATTACTTTGTAACCTGCTTCTTCAATTGCTTCTTTTAATTTGTCTTCAGAAATAACTTGTTCATCAAATTTTACTGTTGCACTATTTGCTTGTAAATCCACATTAGCTTCCTCTACTCCCCCAAGGGTTTTTAAAGCTTTTTCCACGGCCATTTTACAGTGGTTACAGCTCATGCCTTCTATTTTTAAAACTAAATCTTCCATTGTACAACCTCCTAGTAATTTATCTTTTGTTTCTTTTTAGTATCTGATAATCTAAATCAATGTATTTGTTATTTTTGTTATTTACTAAAGCTATGCTTTGTATTTCCAATTTCTAAGCCTTAAAGCATTAG
The Bacillota bacterium LX-D genome window above contains:
- a CDS encoding copper ion binding protein — its product is MEDLVLKIEGMSCNHCKMAVEKALKTLGGVEEANVDLQANSATVKFDEQVISEDKLKEAIEEAGYKVIG